In the Chitinophagales bacterium genome, one interval contains:
- a CDS encoding DUF3179 domain-containing protein: protein MQKLIAASLFLPFIGITFILSCSPSQQDGRQVTTDTAIKATDSALLKEYDFSGLRTDFSKHSVPLDSIHDGGVSKNGIPAIDFPEFISVEAARGFLTEPDYGILLHSKSETRFYPFNILNWHEVVNDVLDTLPVAITFCPLCGSAIVYERLLDGDTLQFGVSGRLYESNLLMFDDKSESLWSQAMGEAVAGKYTGMKLKLLNTEVVSFEEVVEDYPSAKILSPKTGYDRNYMQNPYGDYMTSEELYFPVSHSSKLFPAKQMMYVVSTGSGSIAFDWLSLLKKGNATVKSPEGIVSVLVKKNIPYATINGQPQPGYFSFWFSWFTHYGKEGLVWPDK, encoded by the coding sequence TTGCAGAAGTTAATAGCAGCATCTTTATTCCTTCCGTTTATTGGTATCACCTTTATTCTGTCTTGTTCGCCGTCGCAGCAAGATGGCAGGCAGGTTACAACAGATACCGCCATTAAAGCAACAGATTCCGCATTACTGAAGGAATATGACTTCAGCGGCCTCCGGACGGACTTTTCCAAACATTCAGTTCCGCTTGATTCCATCCATGACGGCGGAGTTTCTAAAAATGGTATTCCGGCCATTGATTTTCCTGAGTTTATAAGTGTGGAGGCAGCCAGGGGTTTTCTGACAGAACCGGATTATGGCATTTTGCTGCATAGCAAATCGGAAACACGGTTTTATCCGTTTAATATTTTGAACTGGCATGAGGTTGTAAATGATGTACTGGATACCTTACCGGTTGCGATTACATTTTGCCCGCTTTGCGGATCAGCTATTGTTTATGAGCGGCTGTTAGACGGAGACACCCTGCAGTTTGGTGTCAGCGGGAGGTTATATGAATCAAACCTGCTCATGTTTGACGATAAGAGCGAAAGCCTCTGGTCGCAGGCTATGGGAGAAGCAGTGGCAGGCAAATACACCGGAATGAAGCTGAAGCTTTTGAACACTGAAGTGGTTTCATTTGAAGAAGTGGTTGAGGACTATCCTTCCGCAAAGATCCTCAGCCCTAAGACAGGATACGACCGCAATTACATGCAGAATCCTTATGGCGATTATATGACCTCGGAAGAACTCTATTTTCCCGTTAGCCATAGCAGCAAACTCTTTCCCGCCAAACAAATGATGTATGTTGTTTCAACCGGTAGTGGTTCTATTGCTTTTGACTGGCTTTCTTTGTTGAAAAAAGGAAATGCAACCGTTAAATCGCCGGAAGGAATTGTTTCCGTTTTGGTGAAAAAAAATATTCCTTATGCCACGATAAACGGACAGCCGCAACCGGGATACTTTTCTTTTTGGTTTAGCTGGTTTACACATTATGGCAAGGAAGGCCTGGTCTGGCCAGATAAATAG
- a CDS encoding DUF4287 domain-containing protein: MPKSPAEMHAAIIRNLQRNTGKTLEQWMELVKKSGIKDRKEKTKWLKTKHLLGTGQASTITKMMYEGLADYDGEYLMQLHFSGDKDYQKPIYDKITAALKKWGDHKIAINKTYLSLTHRLQFAIIKTTKDGLVIGVPAAAVKATKNKEFSITKNLGSERITHKLLLNDTSDLSDSVMQVLKAAYDKC, translated from the coding sequence ATGCCGAAATCACCAGCGGAAATGCATGCAGCGATCATCCGTAACCTGCAGCGGAACACGGGCAAAACACTGGAGCAATGGATGGAACTGGTGAAGAAATCCGGCATCAAAGACAGGAAAGAAAAAACGAAATGGCTGAAAACAAAACACCTCTTGGGAACCGGGCAAGCCAGTACAATCACGAAAATGATGTATGAAGGCCTTGCGGATTATGATGGAGAATACCTGATGCAATTGCATTTCAGCGGCGATAAAGATTACCAGAAACCGATTTATGATAAGATCACCGCTGCTCTCAAAAAATGGGGCGATCACAAAATAGCGATCAACAAAACCTACCTCTCACTTACTCACCGGTTACAATTCGCCATCATTAAAACTACCAAAGACGGATTAGTGATTGGCGTGCCGGCAGCTGCCGTGAAAGCAACCAAAAACAAAGAGTTCAGTATTACCAAAAACCTGGGCAGCGAAAGAATTACACACAAGCTGCTGCTCAATGATACAAGCGATCTCTCCGATAGTGTGATGCAGGTCTTAAAAGCAGCCTATGATAAATGCTGA
- a CDS encoding DUF3298 and DUF4163 domain-containing protein, giving the protein MKKLLIIFLLYSSVIQAQEINGTYRRYEGIIGKKAGVVVDLHFADTVVTGHYYYSSAGKELLLNGSLKRGVLVLKESEANAVTGLFNGTVAADFTQIDGTWTDAARSKTLPFTLASFLPEGSVNVKSLTKTFKYIWRSNSKGQTLGCKGTYTYCYLPESSVNPVARAINESLLSFELEGDETPAEVRDLAEESMEDEFDSFSESYEEAFPDSVAAENRQFMDESPYIYNWEYQQAYDVVYNEHYLMSVRVTGYTYTGGAHGNTVYSYMVLDLKTGETLTLDDLFLKSSKRELAAIAEKQLRINRNIDESASLKDNGLLINKLDLNEAFYIDHGGIGFTYSPYEIAPYADGPINIYLQWEQVKSLINPDGPIAWAISQ; this is encoded by the coding sequence ATGAAAAAACTGCTTATCATTTTTCTGCTGTATTCGTCTGTAATTCAGGCACAGGAAATAAACGGTACCTATAGGCGCTATGAAGGAATCATAGGTAAGAAAGCTGGCGTTGTAGTTGATTTGCATTTTGCCGATACTGTTGTAACAGGACATTATTATTACAGCAGTGCAGGAAAGGAATTGCTGCTCAACGGTTCATTGAAACGGGGTGTTCTGGTGCTGAAGGAGTCGGAAGCTAATGCAGTCACCGGTTTGTTTAATGGAACTGTTGCAGCAGATTTTACTCAAATCGATGGAACCTGGACGGATGCTGCAAGGTCGAAGACTTTACCTTTTACGCTTGCATCCTTTCTGCCCGAAGGGAGTGTAAACGTAAAGTCACTGACGAAGACCTTCAAGTATATCTGGCGCTCTAATAGCAAAGGTCAGACGCTGGGTTGTAAAGGAACATATACCTATTGCTACCTGCCCGAGTCATCAGTGAATCCTGTTGCAAGGGCCATCAATGAGTCGTTGCTGAGCTTTGAACTGGAAGGCGATGAGACTCCTGCGGAGGTGAGGGATCTTGCAGAGGAATCAATGGAGGATGAATTTGATTCTTTCAGTGAATCATACGAGGAAGCATTTCCGGATTCTGTTGCGGCTGAGAACAGGCAATTCATGGATGAATCACCTTACATCTATAATTGGGAATACCAGCAGGCCTATGATGTTGTCTATAACGAGCATTACCTGATGTCGGTCAGGGTAACCGGTTATACATACACCGGTGGTGCTCATGGAAATACTGTTTACAGTTACATGGTTTTGGATCTTAAAACCGGAGAGACACTCACATTGGATGATCTCTTCCTCAAATCGTCAAAAAGGGAACTGGCTGCTATCGCAGAAAAGCAACTGAGGATAAACCGGAACATAGATGAATCTGCATCGTTAAAAGATAACGGATTGCTGATAAACAAGCTGGATCTGAATGAAGCATTTTACATTGATCACGGTGGCATCGGATTTACTTATAGTCCGTATGAAATCGCCCCATACGCTGACGGCCCGATCAATATTTATCTCCAATGGGAACAGGTAAAGTCATTGATTAACCCGGACGGACCCATTGCCTGGGCCATCAGCCAGTAA
- a CDS encoding DinB family protein gives MRNKRPEKSDYPEYYERYIAKAGNNPLTDLKNNHKKLRRKLLRLGRKDLQYRYAEGKWTIKEILLHIMDAERVFCYRALRFSRNDATELPGFDENAWTPNSNANGRKLRSILREYDAMRKHTIELFSNMNKEMLNRSGIANGKQISVRALLFILAGHEIHHMRIIVERYIEKSYVAPPAV, from the coding sequence ATGCGCAATAAACGACCGGAAAAAAGCGATTACCCGGAATACTATGAAAGATATATTGCCAAAGCCGGCAATAATCCACTGACTGATCTGAAAAATAACCATAAGAAGTTGCGCCGCAAGTTGCTGCGCCTTGGCCGTAAGGATTTGCAATACCGTTACGCAGAAGGCAAATGGACCATCAAGGAGATTCTGCTGCACATCATGGATGCAGAAAGAGTATTCTGCTACCGGGCCTTGCGTTTTTCCAGAAACGATGCTACCGAACTGCCCGGATTCGATGAAAATGCCTGGACTCCCAACAGCAATGCTAACGGGCGCAAACTCAGGTCGATCTTGCGGGAATATGATGCAATGCGGAAACATACGATTGAACTCTTCTCCAACATGAATAAAGAGATGCTGAATCGGTCAGGCATAGCTAACGGAAAGCAAATCTCCGTAAGGGCACTCCTGTTCATCCTCGCAGGACATGAAATTCATCACATGCGGATTATCGTGGAACGTTATATTGAGAAATCTTACGTGGCTCCGCCGGCTGTATAA
- a CDS encoding putative transporter, which yields MLPDWLLSLIKPADQPGIAASILLMALVIASGIALGKLRIKKVSLGIAGVLFSGIVMGHLGYRMDATTMDFLRDAGLILFVYAVGMQVGPSFFSSFRKDGMLFNAMAIGTIAGGAIITILLYKITTAGMDNLVGIMSGAVTNTPGLGAAKAALSDVAAKNKGMIFNDPANAYAVTYPFGVLGVILVMLAGKTIFRIDVTSETKEFENGIRQKYPSPAVVKCRVTNPEYIGHTIGNFLEKAGMNIIVTRQKHSGSTIVETAAESNLLLERDVLMLVGMPDDVNKAAGLLGYVSSDRFIESQEKTATISLFVTSNSAVQKSIEQLNFEDQFGARITRVYRAGLELLASPSLVLHYGDKIRVVADQHSMEKIARLVGNSEKRLQEPQLLSIFLGIILGVTIGSIPILLPGLVAPVKLGMAAGPLLVALVISRFGGIATIHSYLNQSAMLFMKDFGICLFFAAVGLHAGESFYQTFITYNGWMWVLYGGCITVIPLSLMVIVARLFFRMNYLPLLGLIAGTYTDPAALAFSTSYFKSDLPTQAYATVYPLATIMRILIAQLLILYFAV from the coding sequence ATGCTTCCTGACTGGCTTCTCTCATTAATCAAACCTGCTGATCAGCCCGGCATTGCCGCATCCATTTTACTGATGGCATTGGTTATCGCATCCGGCATTGCACTCGGCAAACTGAGAATCAAGAAAGTTTCACTCGGCATTGCAGGTGTTTTATTTTCAGGTATTGTCATGGGTCACCTCGGTTACAGGATGGATGCGACAACAATGGATTTCCTGCGTGATGCCGGTTTGATTCTGTTTGTGTATGCCGTAGGCATGCAGGTAGGGCCCTCCTTCTTTTCATCTTTCAGAAAAGACGGCATGCTGTTTAATGCAATGGCCATCGGTACAATTGCAGGTGGTGCCATCATTACAATTCTACTTTACAAAATCACCACAGCAGGCATGGATAACCTTGTTGGCATTATGTCCGGTGCGGTTACCAATACACCGGGCCTGGGCGCAGCCAAAGCCGCCTTGTCTGATGTTGCTGCCAAAAACAAAGGGATGATCTTCAATGACCCCGCCAATGCATATGCAGTTACTTATCCATTTGGCGTGTTGGGTGTAATTCTGGTGATGCTGGCCGGTAAAACCATTTTTCGTATTGATGTAACATCGGAAACTAAAGAATTCGAAAATGGCATCCGCCAAAAATATCCTTCACCGGCTGTAGTAAAATGCAGGGTTACCAACCCGGAATATATCGGTCATACCATTGGTAATTTTTTGGAAAAAGCCGGAATGAACATCATCGTTACCAGACAGAAACACAGTGGTTCAACGATTGTGGAAACTGCTGCGGAAAGCAATCTCCTTTTGGAACGCGATGTACTGATGCTCGTTGGAATGCCGGATGACGTTAACAAAGCAGCCGGCTTGCTGGGATATGTCTCTTCCGACCGTTTTATAGAGTCGCAGGAAAAGACTGCTACCATAAGCTTGTTTGTCACGAGCAACAGCGCTGTACAGAAATCCATTGAACAACTCAACTTTGAAGATCAGTTTGGTGCGCGCATCACCCGCGTTTACCGCGCCGGTCTCGAGCTGCTGGCATCACCAAGCCTTGTATTGCATTATGGCGACAAGATCAGGGTGGTGGCAGATCAGCATTCGATGGAAAAAATTGCAAGGCTCGTAGGCAATTCCGAAAAACGATTACAGGAACCACAACTCCTTTCCATCTTTCTGGGCATCATACTCGGTGTTACCATTGGTTCTATTCCAATTTTATTGCCCGGACTTGTTGCTCCTGTCAAACTTGGTATGGCAGCAGGACCGCTTCTCGTAGCGCTCGTAATCAGCCGCTTCGGCGGCATTGCTACCATACATTCCTACCTGAATCAAAGCGCGATGCTCTTTATGAAAGATTTCGGCATCTGCCTTTTCTTTGCTGCCGTCGGTCTGCATGCAGGCGAATCATTTTACCAGACATTTATCACTTACAATGGATGGATGTGGGTATTGTATGGCGGATGCATTACCGTGATTCCCCTGTCGCTGATGGTCATTGTTGCCAGGCTGTTTTTCAGGATGAACTACCTGCCCTTGCTGGGACTGATTGCCGGCACCTATACTGATCCTGCAGCATTGGCATTCAGTACTTCCTACTTCAAATCTGATTTGCCCACACAAGCTTATGCTACTGTCTATCCTTTGGCGACCATCATGCGTATCCTTATCGCGCAATTGCTGATCTTGTACTTTGCCGTATGA